The DNA segment AGAAAAGGGTGCATACTATAGGCAAACATatttatatgcaaaaaaaaaaaaaaaaatcacagtactGGTTAGCTGAAAATGGAGTTGGAAGCAGGCACAGTTAAAAAAGGGCATGATAAGTCTCTTGGAGGTGATTGAAATGCTCTGTATCTTGATATGGTGATGGTTTCATTGATGTATAAAACAGGCAAAACTCACAGATATGTATACTCAGTGAATATAGTTTATTTCACACTAATTATTTCTCGATTAGTGTTCGAGAAAAAATAATGAGTCGAGCTGCATTTTTAGATGCAAGGAGTTGTGTTTTAGAACTCTGACTCAGATATGTCTTTTTTTGGattgatgattttaaaaaagatctttttGGTCCTTCCCAAAGGATTCTCACAAGAAAACAGCTCTTGTATGTATGCTGACTCCTATTAGACTCAGGCAGCTTCCACACACTCCCACCCCcaatttctttctgttcttcttttattttttaagtctggAGTCCCTATGTTCCTCATGGATCTTGACTCTGGAGTCTAGATAtcttaataataaatttatacttctttctttcccaggAGGACTATATCCCAGAAGGTAAAGAAAAGCTCAATGCtacaattataaaaatttatactGTTATGCCAAACCCATTATGAAAACTGTTGCTTTTATTTGAGCAGATTATCAGAGATTCCAGATGACTCAGGACCTCTACTTGGATGTCTAAGACAATCTATTTTTGCTTCATAAAAGCATTCAAGCCCTAGACAATGCAGAAGAGGAACTATCCTATTGATTGATTCCTCAGATTCACTTTGCATAACTACAGAATATAATTCCTGGAAGCATATCAGAGTTAACCAAGCATCATCGGAAAATACACTTGTTTGTCTTCTACAAAGGACCATGACTTTTTCCAATGTCAACTACTAAAGGAAAGTTTAGTAGTTTACATAGAGCAGTAAGAAAAATAAGGCTATTTTCTCTAAGGGAAGAATATGAAACTGGGAAAATgaacatgtatttggaaattttgAGAGGAAAGGGGTTCACTTTATTTTgacataatgatttttaaaattatttttgtaacatAGTCATTAAATTTGTTTactctttctaaaattaaaacaataagacAAAACATCAGAGttctgcttcttcttttttacaGAACATGACAAATTACCAAACAATATAAGGTAAGAGTAAATTTGAAAGCATGTGAGTTTTTGACAAATAATAAATCACCAACTGACTACTTGTCTAGTGGATACTCTGGAAAAAACACTCTCCTTTTCCAGATATAAGTGTTTTTAGCTGTAAACTTATTAACATTAGAATGAGTTTGATAGgaataaatctcaaaaattaaAGTAATCTGGTCCCTTGGTTCTAGGcaggattttaaagaaatataaataagatacattatttttcaaaaaacattttacAACTACTATAGTGTTTCCTTTCACTGTCTAAATAATTTATACTCCCAAGACCCTAACTCTGATCTATTTAAAATCTTGCCCCTTTATAATTatcttcatatttaatttttgatgGATCTGgtgaataacaaaaatatatcaaGACAACATCATACCATTTTACTGAAAATCATCTGTTCCTCACCAAAATATTAAACTTCTCTCATATTTCTTTATCAAAGAAAAAGTTGATAGATATCACACAGTGATTAGAACATGGGTTCTGGAAGCAGATTTCTTGGCGTCAGATTTCAATTCTGACCCTAGTAGGTGTCTTTCAACATATTTTGTTTCTTGGTACTTCATTTTCCTTACTGTAAACTGGGGAATACAATAACACTCACCTCATATTATTGTTGTATGTGTTAAATGAGCTATTATGCAAGCATTTAGAGAAATGGCCTATAAAAGATGCCACATAATGTtttctattattgttgttgtctACACAGGTTCATATATATAAATCCCTGGGGAGAAGAGTGATCTTATTTGAAGTGTCTAGTAAATAAACTGATGAGGACTGTGAAAGTTATATTCCAGGTAAATAAGAATGTTATGTATCTTTTGTTCAGTATCCATTTCTAAATAAGTCTATCTAGACAGAATAAGTCTCTTTCTTTACTATGAGCGGTCAGttgaaaaaatgaaggaaaaattttttttatgaaacAAATTTTGAGGCTCATCTGAAGAAATTCTAGCATACAAGTGCTgataatttttgtgtttggttGTGCACAAATATTTCTTTGTGAGTATACACATTATATCAGAATCCATGGTTTCCATTAACCACAAAAAATAATTGCACCTTTTAGGTATCTTAAAATTCAATCATTTTCTTCGTATCTGCTGGTACTCTATGCCTGCCAAACTAAATTTTCCTAAACTAGACTACTGAGGCCCTTATCTCCAAACTCAGACTCCAAAATTGCTTCCAAAATgtcatttattgaaatatttgtgCTCTCTTGTAATCTCTATTTCCTGACATTACATTTATTGCATAAATCATGAGTTGGAAATATATACAGAAGTGATACATGCACTGTGAAAGGTATTTGGCGGGAAGACATTGTATTAGATTCAGAAGGAAAAGATCTAATTTCACCACTCGTATAAATTAGTAACTTTTAAggtgaaaataaataatgattttaGAACAGTTTTGTGACTCCTAATACAGTAAGAGATGATTTGTAACTGGGATGACAGCCAAgagttcatttgcttattttgctTTGTACCTCTCTGCAGGTTTCTGACATGGGTGACAGGGGAACAAGCAACTACTCAGACGTGACTGACTTCATTCTTGTAGGCTTCAGGGTCCACCCAGAGCTCCACATTCTCCTCTTCCTGCTTTTTCTGCTTGTCTATGCCATGATCCTTCTAGGGAATGTTGGCCTGATGGTCATTATTATAACTGATCCCCGGCTGAACACACCAATGTATTTCTTTCTAGGCAACCTGTCCTTCGTTGATCTCTTCTATTCATCTGTTATTGCACCCAAGGCTATGATCAACTTCTGGTCTGTGAGCAAGTCCATCTCATTTGCGGGCTGTGTGACCCAgctctttctctttgtcttcttcaTTGTGACCGAGGGGTTTCTCCTGGCAgtcatggcctatgaccgcttcaTTGCCATCTGCAATCCTCTCCTCTACACTGTCCAGATGTCAACATGTCTCTGTGTTCAGTTGGTGGCTGGTTcctatttttttggctgtatcaGCTCAATTCTTCAGACCAGCATGACATTTACTTTATCCTTTTGTGCTTCTCGGGACATTGATCATTTTTACTGTGACACTCGCCCACTTCAGAGACTATCTTGTTCTGACCTCTCCATCCTGAGAAGGGTTTCTTTCACCTTATCTGG comes from the Bubalus kerabau isolate K-KA32 ecotype Philippines breed swamp buffalo chromosome 1, PCC_UOA_SB_1v2, whole genome shotgun sequence genome and includes:
- the LOC129641505 gene encoding olfactory receptor 9K2-like, yielding MGDRGTSNYSDVTDFILVGFRVHPELHILLFLLFLLVYAMILLGNVGLMVIIITDPRLNTPMYFFLGNLSFVDLFYSSVIAPKAMINFWSVSKSISFAGCVTQLFLFVFFIVTEGFLLAVMAYDRFIAICNPLLYTVQMSTCLCVQLVAGSYFFGCISSILQTSMTFTLSFCASRDIDHFYCDTRPLQRLSCSDLSILRRVSFTLSGLITLPTIIVIVISYLYIVSTVLKIPSTKGRKKAFSTCTSHLGVVSVLYGAVFFMYLTPDTFPELSKVASLCYTLLTPMLNPLI